A stretch of the Bacillota bacterium genome encodes the following:
- a CDS encoding radical SAM protein yields MRYEGMVYRPPSEAYSFILQVTIGCSHNGCTFCGMYKDKKFRVRSLEEIETDIRMAKLYYGDVEKVFLADGDAMAMDTEQLIKVLNTLYKTFPSLRHVGLYAGPRSILNKGVDELTRLKEHGATIAYLGVETGDPELLKEINKGVTFEEMAAAGQAVVQSGIELSATVILGLAGRDRERAKRHAEGTARLINLINPDYLAPLTLMLEPGTPMYRKMQQGKFTLPDAYEILEELRIMIANLTVENCVFRSNHASNYLALKGTLSRDKAVLLQLIDSVLRTKDSRYLRPDFMRGL; encoded by the coding sequence ATGCGCTACGAAGGTATGGTCTATCGACCGCCCAGCGAGGCGTACAGCTTTATATTGCAAGTGACAATTGGCTGTTCCCACAATGGCTGTACTTTTTGCGGGATGTATAAAGATAAAAAGTTTCGCGTACGTTCACTTGAGGAAATCGAAACTGATATTCGGATGGCGAAGCTATACTATGGCGATGTCGAAAAGGTCTTTTTGGCCGACGGCGACGCAATGGCGATGGACACAGAGCAATTGATTAAAGTATTGAACACCTTGTATAAAACTTTTCCCAGTCTTCGTCACGTTGGCCTCTACGCTGGCCCGCGGAGTATCCTGAATAAAGGAGTAGATGAGCTAACCAGATTGAAAGAACACGGAGCGACGATTGCTTATCTGGGGGTTGAAACAGGAGACCCTGAATTACTTAAAGAGATCAACAAGGGAGTAACTTTTGAAGAAATGGCGGCTGCAGGGCAGGCTGTAGTTCAGTCGGGGATTGAACTCTCCGCTACAGTCATCCTGGGCCTGGCCGGACGCGACCGGGAACGGGCTAAACGCCATGCTGAAGGGACAGCCAGACTGATTAATCTCATTAATCCCGATTACTTAGCGCCGCTCACTTTAATGCTGGAGCCAGGGACACCGATGTACCGAAAAATGCAGCAGGGGAAGTTTACTTTGCCAGATGCCTACGAAATCCTGGAAGAGTTGAGGATTATGATTGCCAACTTGACAGTGGAGAACTGTGTCTTTAGAAGCAATCATGCCTCAAATTATTTGGCTTTGAAGGGGACCCTGAGCCGGGATAAAGCAGTTCTCTTACAATTGATTGATTCTGTATTACGAACCAAAGATTCGCGGTATCTGCGGCCTGATTTCATGCGCGGGTTGTAA
- a CDS encoding C40 family peptidase → MKKTFALVLVTVIVLTNCSAINFTGFQLAGQNALVPKENNNPDCVVVDHSLSNDIKSEPTRPGMASKENPVSVLPMRIVRTAKPLPSRAAKETAQGIVSSARNFLGTSYKYGGESPGGFDCSGFTRYVFSLHGLNLPRTAGEQASVGSRISRESLQPGDLVFFTIDGKSQIGHVGIYLGENLFIHASRYQGITITSMDDSWYVDKYVGARRIY, encoded by the coding sequence ATGAAAAAAACTTTCGCCTTAGTTTTGGTTACGGTGATAGTTCTCACCAACTGTAGCGCTATAAATTTTACTGGTTTTCAACTGGCAGGCCAAAATGCGCTTGTGCCCAAGGAAAATAATAATCCTGACTGTGTTGTGGTAGACCACAGCCTGTCCAATGACATCAAGAGCGAACCTACTCGACCAGGGATGGCCAGCAAAGAAAACCCGGTCAGCGTCCTACCGATGCGAATAGTTAGAACAGCTAAGCCTTTACCCAGCCGTGCTGCGAAGGAGACGGCGCAGGGTATTGTTAGTAGTGCTCGGAATTTTTTGGGGACTTCGTATAAATACGGTGGCGAGTCACCAGGCGGTTTTGACTGTTCCGGTTTTACCCGTTATGTGTTTAGTTTGCATGGACTAAATCTTCCGCGGACGGCCGGGGAGCAGGCAAGTGTCGGCAGCCGGATCAGCCGAGAGAGTTTACAGCCGGGTGATTTGGTGTTTTTTACCATTGATGGGAAAAGTCAGATCGGGCATGTGGGTATTTATTTGGGTGAAAATCTTTTTATCCACGCCAGCCGGTACCAGGGTATTACTATCACTTCCATGGATGATAGCTGGTATGTTGATAAATACGTTGGAGCGCGTCGCATTTATTAA
- the cysK gene encoding cysteine synthase A, whose protein sequence is MKGVVANILETIGETPIVYLKRVNDGPAVVLAKLEMLNPSGSVKARAAYGMISRAEREGLIKPGDVIIEATSGNQGIGLAMVGAVKGYRVIVVMPETMSVERRMLAKAYGAEVVVTPAAEDVMGAVIKARELAQQIPNAWLPDQFSNPANPDYHSQTTAVEILQQVDGPIDVLVAGVGTGGTLTGVARVLKKHYPQLRVIAVEPKASAVLSGGQPGTHQIQGIGDGFIPDNLECQLIDEIYTVTDEESINMTRRLAREEGILAGISSGAAVCAAVKIGKRLGGGTVLTILPDTGERYLSNQVFE, encoded by the coding sequence ATTAAAGGGGTTGTTGCCAATATTTTAGAGACGATTGGGGAGACGCCAATTGTTTACTTGAAACGGGTGAATGACGGACCAGCGGTTGTGTTGGCTAAACTGGAGATGCTGAATCCCAGCGGCAGTGTCAAGGCACGGGCTGCCTACGGGATGATCTCGCGGGCCGAACGGGAAGGTTTGATTAAGCCAGGGGATGTGATCATCGAAGCAACCTCCGGGAACCAGGGAATTGGTCTGGCCATGGTCGGGGCAGTGAAGGGCTATCGGGTAATCGTGGTGATGCCGGAAACCATGAGCGTTGAACGAAGAATGTTGGCTAAAGCCTATGGGGCAGAAGTAGTTGTTACACCCGCGGCGGAGGATGTCATGGGAGCGGTAATCAAGGCCAGGGAATTGGCACAGCAAATCCCGAACGCCTGGTTGCCCGATCAGTTTTCTAACCCCGCTAACCCTGACTACCACAGTCAAACAACGGCGGTGGAGATCCTTCAACAGGTAGATGGCCCGATAGATGTGCTGGTGGCGGGAGTTGGCACCGGTGGTACCCTGACTGGGGTGGCCCGGGTATTGAAGAAACATTACCCTCAACTGCGGGTCATTGCTGTGGAGCCTAAAGCATCGGCCGTGCTTTCTGGTGGACAGCCGGGAACTCACCAAATCCAGGGAATCGGTGATGGTTTCATCCCTGATAATCTTGAATGCCAGCTGATCGATGAGATTTACACTGTTACCGACGAAGAATCCATCAACATGACCAGACGGTTGGCGCGTGAAGAAGGTATTTTGGCTGGTATTTCTAGCGGAGCAGCGGTTTGCGCTGCTGTAAAAATAGGCAAAAGGTTAGGGGGTGGGACCGTGCTGACTATATTGCCGGACACGGGCGAAAGATATCTTAGTAATCAGGTGTTTGAATGA
- a CDS encoding MgtC/SapB family protein produces the protein MNHLLNEDMVIRLFLAVLAGTVMGYPHARYIKSATRIYAIVCLGSALVMLVSTWGFADLTPWINFDPARLSAQVIAGMGFVGAGIIIIRQGRVYGLPASATLWLTASIGLVIGLGWYFMAILAVFASWGTFLVYPLMKKLLRLRRRKARELRGE, from the coding sequence ATGAACCATTTACTTAATGAGGATATGGTGATACGGCTGTTCCTGGCAGTTTTGGCCGGTACCGTGATGGGATATCCCCACGCTAGATACATCAAATCAGCAACCCGCATCTACGCAATCGTCTGTTTGGGTAGTGCGCTGGTGATGCTGGTTTCTACCTGGGGGTTTGCTGACTTAACACCCTGGATAAACTTTGACCCCGCGCGTTTATCGGCACAAGTCATTGCTGGCATGGGTTTTGTAGGTGCGGGAATTATTATCATTCGACAAGGTCGGGTATACGGATTACCAGCTTCCGCTACCCTGTGGCTGACGGCTTCGATTGGGTTGGTGATAGGGCTGGGATGGTATTTTATGGCCATTCTGGCAGTTTTCGCGAGCTGGGGGACTTTCCTTGTCTATCCATTGATGAAGAAGTTGCTGCGTTTGCGCCGAAGAAAAGCCAGGGAATTACGCGGCGAGTGA
- the guaB gene encoding IMP dehydrogenase produces the protein MWDEKFAKEGLTFDDVLLIPGSSDVLPRDVDVSTYLTARIKLNIPIISAGMDTVTDSRLAIAIAREGGLGVIHKNMTIEKQALEVDRVKRSEHGVITDPIFLSPDHRVADALALMETYHISGVPITVEGKLVGILTNRDLRFEVDMNQKISEVMTKDNLITAPVGTTLEQAKEILRRHRVEKLPIVDENNNLRGLITIKDIEKARQYPNSAKDARGRLRVGAAVGVSADTLERVQALVKAGVDVIVVDTAHGHSRGVIEAVRYIKSHFPDQDLIAGNVATAEATEALIKAGADAIKVGIGPGSICTTRVVAGIGVPQITAVYDCARAAAKYGIPVIADGGIKYSGDITKAIAAGANVVMIGNLLAGTEESPGDIEIYQGRSFKVYRGMGSIGAMRDGSCDRYFQEDQPKLVPEGIEGRVPYKGPLADTIFQLVGGLRAGMGYCGCRNIKELQTKTRFMRITNAGLRESHPHDVQITKEAPNYSL, from the coding sequence GTGTGGGATGAAAAATTTGCTAAAGAAGGACTAACTTTTGACGATGTTCTTTTGATTCCCGGTAGTTCTGATGTTTTACCGCGAGATGTGGATGTTTCTACTTATTTGACAGCCAGGATAAAACTCAACATCCCGATCATCAGCGCTGGGATGGATACAGTTACCGATTCCCGTTTGGCCATTGCGATCGCCCGTGAAGGTGGATTAGGTGTGATCCATAAAAACATGACGATCGAGAAACAGGCGCTTGAGGTTGATCGGGTTAAGCGTTCTGAACATGGAGTAATTACGGATCCCATATTTCTTAGTCCCGACCACCGGGTGGCGGATGCCCTGGCCTTGATGGAAACCTACCATATATCGGGTGTTCCCATCACTGTGGAGGGAAAACTGGTAGGAATTTTGACAAATCGCGACCTGCGATTTGAAGTTGACATGAATCAGAAGATTTCCGAAGTAATGACGAAAGATAATTTAATTACTGCACCGGTTGGCACTACTCTGGAACAAGCCAAAGAAATCCTACGCCGTCATCGGGTTGAGAAACTGCCGATTGTTGATGAAAACAACAATTTACGCGGTCTAATCACGATTAAAGATATTGAGAAAGCCAGACAGTATCCTAATTCCGCGAAGGACGCGCGGGGTCGGCTCCGGGTTGGGGCGGCGGTCGGGGTCAGTGCCGATACTCTGGAGCGAGTGCAAGCCCTGGTTAAGGCGGGGGTTGACGTGATTGTGGTTGATACCGCGCATGGACATTCGCGGGGAGTAATCGAGGCTGTACGGTATATTAAGAGTCACTTCCCGGATCAGGACTTGATCGCCGGTAATGTGGCCACAGCGGAGGCTACCGAAGCCTTGATCAAAGCTGGCGCGGACGCAATCAAGGTCGGGATTGGACCAGGATCGATTTGCACCACCCGAGTAGTAGCGGGGATTGGCGTGCCGCAAATTACGGCGGTTTACGACTGTGCTCGGGCAGCGGCCAAATACGGGATTCCGGTTATTGCTGACGGCGGGATCAAATATTCCGGCGACATCACAAAAGCCATCGCTGCTGGGGCAAACGTGGTGATGATCGGTAACCTCTTAGCCGGTACAGAAGAGAGCCCCGGTGACATCGAAATCTACCAGGGACGGAGCTTCAAGGTTTACCGCGGTATGGGCTCAATTGGCGCGATGAGAGATGGCAGTTGTGACCGGTACTTCCAGGAAGACCAACCTAAACTGGTGCCAGAGGGAATTGAGGGACGGGTCCCATATAAAGGACCATTGGCTGATACCATCTTCCAACTGGTTGGCGGGTTACGCGCCGGCATGGGCTACTGTGGGTGCCGAAACATCAAAGAGTTGCAAACGAAAACCCGGTTTATGCGCATCACCAACGCTGGTTTGCGCGAAAGCCACCCACATGATGTGCAAATCACTAAAGAAGCTCCTAACTATAGCCTGTAG
- a CDS encoding acyl-CoA thioesterase, producing MGIVHHSNYLVWFEYGRTEFLRAIGLSYSQFEEAGVGLPLIEAHCRYISPAVFDDELRLITSLKYLSRTRMKFEYRLHRITDDRLLAEGMTFHVVMKLDSGKPVDLRKASPALWQKLVSYWPGEVS from the coding sequence ATGGGAATTGTTCATCACAGCAATTACTTGGTCTGGTTTGAGTACGGGCGGACAGAGTTCCTGCGCGCCATTGGCTTGTCCTATTCCCAGTTTGAGGAGGCGGGAGTGGGTCTCCCGTTAATTGAGGCGCACTGCCGTTACATATCGCCGGCTGTTTTTGACGACGAATTGCGGCTGATAACATCACTCAAGTATCTATCCAGGACGCGGATGAAGTTTGAGTACCGTTTACATCGCATAACGGATGATAGGCTACTGGCAGAAGGGATGACTTTCCATGTGGTCATGAAGCTGGATTCGGGTAAGCCAGTGGACCTGCGAAAGGCTTCACCAGCGCTTTGGCAGAAACTTGTCAGTTATTGGCCAGGCGAAGTGTCATGA
- a CDS encoding small, acid-soluble spore protein, alpha/beta type, which yields MARRNGVMSDALKFELAKELGIYDTVVTRGFGDVSSRNCGNLVRLAIERAERELQTSQNTPTI from the coding sequence TTGGCAAGAAGAAACGGAGTCATGTCTGATGCACTCAAGTTTGAACTGGCCAAGGAACTGGGAATATACGACACTGTCGTAACCCGTGGTTTTGGCGATGTATCATCCCGAAACTGCGGAAATCTGGTGCGACTGGCCATTGAGAGAGCGGAAAGAGAGCTCCAAACTTCCCAAAATACCCCTACTATTTAA
- a CDS encoding DUF1858 domain-containing protein, which produces MISKNMIIKDVVEKYPESLRIFAKHGLRCVGUGGALFESIEQGALMHGINIEKLMADLNELEKKKS; this is translated from the coding sequence ATGATTAGCAAAAACATGATCATCAAGGATGTGGTCGAAAAATACCCTGAATCACTCAGGATTTTTGCCAAACACGGTCTGCGGTGTGTTGGTTGAGGCGGTGCACTCTTTGAGAGTATAGAGCAGGGTGCTCTTATGCATGGCATAAACATAGAAAAATTGATGGCCGATTTAAATGAGTTGGAGAAGAAAAAGTCCTGA
- a CDS encoding DUF47 domain-containing protein, producing the protein MWPFGQKDYQLFRMFSESARVVTCAGEIVRDVVYNYKSLDERLAELEALENEGDKIIEQLMQKLNQSFVLPFDREDAYSMAQKLDSILDYITGIIDRMILYKPGVPNQVVRDLVETLLMAIKEQEKAFKLLESFESKRNQIIECCENIKRLEKKGDILYRQAMAELFQGVQEAMQIIKWKEIYEHIETTLDRCEDVSTLINGICIKYS; encoded by the coding sequence ATGTGGCCGTTTGGTCAAAAGGATTACCAGTTGTTTAGAATGTTCAGCGAGAGTGCCAGGGTAGTTACTTGCGCTGGAGAAATCGTTCGCGATGTGGTTTATAATTACAAATCTTTGGACGAACGGCTGGCTGAACTCGAAGCCCTTGAGAATGAAGGAGATAAAATTATTGAACAACTAATGCAAAAACTGAATCAGTCATTTGTGCTGCCCTTCGACCGAGAAGATGCATATTCTATGGCCCAAAAACTTGATTCCATTCTGGATTATATAACAGGGATTATTGACCGGATGATCCTGTATAAACCTGGGGTGCCGAACCAGGTAGTCAGAGATCTGGTGGAAACGCTGCTGATGGCGATCAAAGAACAGGAAAAGGCCTTTAAATTACTCGAGAGTTTTGAGTCCAAACGTAATCAGATAATCGAATGCTGTGAAAACATTAAACGGTTGGAAAAGAAAGGAGACATCCTTTACCGTCAGGCGATGGCCGAACTATTTCAGGGTGTGCAAGAAGCAATGCAGATCATCAAATGGAAAGAAATTTATGAGCACATTGAAACAACACTCGATCGGTGCGAAGATGTGAGTACTTTAATCAACGGGATTTGTATTAAATACTCCTAA
- a CDS encoding helix-turn-helix domain-containing protein — protein sequence MTQEVGIDFDQFIECLRLNRTDAEMAVEFDVSEKTITCLRNHFERYGLDSVMGGD from the coding sequence ATGACTCAAGAAGTAGGGATTGATTTCGACCAGTTTATCGAATGTCTGCGGCTAAACCGTACCGATGCGGAAATGGCCGTTGAATTCGATGTTTCGGAAAAAACCATTACCTGTTTGCGGAATCATTTTGAACGCTATGGCCTGGATTCGGTAATGGGTGGGGATTAA
- a CDS encoding DegV family protein, whose amino-acid sequence MSRIKIYTDSTADLPPALAKELDITVIPMTTTFGSQVFRDGVDLTNEEFYRKLAESETLPTTAQQTPQELLDQYEKGTADGSSIIAIHLSSGLSGTVQSALMARSMLPPGRDVTIIDSLGASLGQGMLAIRAAKMAAAGADKEEIVQQLENLKKHLHLIFTLDTLKYLLKGGRINRVQAVMGSLLDIKPILHMNAEGKIDQLDKVRSRRAAIRRLLSLVEENGQNLDQQVVGISHARCLEEAVSLGEQIRQKFGVRDVIISEIGAVIGTHVGEGCLAVFFEGREKN is encoded by the coding sequence ATGTCGAGAATTAAGATTTATACTGACAGTACAGCTGACCTGCCACCGGCCTTAGCCAAAGAGCTTGATATTACTGTTATCCCAATGACGACAACTTTTGGCTCACAAGTTTTCCGGGACGGGGTTGACTTAACCAATGAAGAGTTTTATCGAAAGCTTGCTGAGAGTGAAACACTGCCGACAACCGCTCAACAAACTCCTCAGGAACTACTGGACCAGTACGAAAAGGGAACAGCAGACGGATCGTCGATTATCGCTATCCATCTGTCCTCCGGTTTGAGCGGGACAGTCCAGAGTGCCCTGATGGCCAGGAGTATGCTGCCGCCTGGTCGAGACGTGACAATTATTGACTCTCTCGGTGCTTCACTGGGTCAGGGGATGTTAGCTATTCGGGCGGCGAAAATGGCTGCGGCGGGCGCAGATAAGGAAGAGATTGTTCAGCAATTAGAAAACTTGAAGAAGCACCTGCACCTGATTTTTACTCTGGACACTCTGAAGTATCTTCTCAAAGGGGGCCGCATTAATCGGGTGCAGGCGGTAATGGGTTCGCTGTTAGATATTAAGCCAATCTTACACATGAACGCAGAAGGGAAAATTGATCAACTGGATAAAGTCAGAAGCCGACGGGCGGCAATTCGACGATTATTGTCCCTGGTGGAGGAAAATGGCCAAAATTTGGACCAACAGGTGGTCGGAATTTCTCACGCGCGATGTCTGGAGGAAGCAGTAAGTCTGGGTGAGCAGATCCGCCAGAAATTTGGGGTGCGAGATGTGATCATTAGTGAAATCGGGGCGGTTATAGGCACTCATGTTGGGGAAGGCTGTTTGGCTGTCTTCTTTGAGGGACGTGAGAAAAACTAA
- a CDS encoding DegV family protein yields MIRIVTDSTCDLPQELTERYQITVLPLTVSFGTESFRDRVDLKPPDFHARLANSPVFPTTSQVTPAAFAEVYEHFLAQGDSVVVITLSAVLSGTYQSAVIARAKFPRGNIEVIDSRGATLGLGLIVMNAARLVEQGYPLAEVVQHVQQMVENLQYLIVAGTLEYLVRGGRLSAAGGWIGSILKIKPVLEFRDGRPVPKHKIRGERNVIPWLMNYLHSLNLDWSKRTIGLNHCQAPELASAVRVQLKQQLKPGEIIESEAGCVIGAHIGPGAIAIYFEK; encoded by the coding sequence TTGATTAGAATAGTAACTGATAGTACCTGTGATCTGCCTCAGGAATTGACTGAGCGTTATCAAATCACCGTACTTCCTCTTACCGTGAGCTTTGGCACGGAATCTTTTCGCGACAGAGTTGATCTCAAACCGCCAGATTTCCACGCTCGATTAGCCAACAGTCCGGTCTTCCCGACAACTTCTCAGGTCACGCCGGCGGCTTTTGCTGAAGTGTACGAACATTTTTTAGCTCAGGGAGATAGTGTGGTTGTAATAACCTTATCGGCTGTCCTGAGTGGGACCTACCAATCGGCCGTGATTGCCAGAGCGAAATTTCCCAGAGGGAATATTGAGGTCATTGATTCACGGGGTGCTACGCTTGGGTTAGGCTTAATCGTCATGAACGCGGCACGTCTCGTAGAACAAGGTTATCCACTGGCCGAGGTTGTCCAGCATGTGCAGCAAATGGTTGAAAATTTGCAGTATTTGATTGTTGCAGGCACCTTGGAATATCTTGTCCGGGGTGGGCGTTTATCTGCGGCCGGAGGATGGATAGGGTCTATTCTCAAGATCAAACCAGTCCTGGAGTTTCGGGATGGACGACCAGTGCCGAAACATAAAATCAGAGGTGAAAGGAACGTTATTCCCTGGTTGATGAATTATCTCCACAGCTTGAACCTGGATTGGAGTAAGCGCACTATTGGGTTAAACCACTGCCAGGCTCCAGAATTGGCCAGCGCAGTAAGAGTTCAGCTTAAGCAGCAGTTAAAGCCTGGAGAGATCATTGAGAGTGAGGCCGGTTGTGTGATTGGGGCGCACATTGGTCCTGGAGCGATAGCCATCTATTTTGAAAAATGA